From Chengkuizengella sediminis, one genomic window encodes:
- a CDS encoding P1 family peptidase, with amino-acid sequence MLSQKRIRDYDVKIGRLETGNLNSITDLEGVTVGHVTLSNKEMQTGVTAILPHQGNIFRDKLIASSHVINGFGKTMGTIQIEELGTLETPIILTNTLSIGTAADALIEHMLNHNPEIGRTTGSVNPIICECNDMLLNDIRGRFITKEHIFKALSNASSEFKEGTVGAGTGMLCYSLKGGIGTSSRLMSMEHGNYTMGVLVLSNFGILSDLKINGKAVGEDLRDVIINSYEEKDKGSIIIIVGTDLPVTERQLNRIIKRAVTGLSRTGSIITNGSGEVVIGFSTATKIPHEKTSNCHLIPMIHEEDMDLTFRAIGEATEEAVLNSLVTATHVVGKDGNERPAFKDLITKFNIEITK; translated from the coding sequence ATGTTAAGTCAAAAAAGAATAAGAGATTACGATGTAAAAATAGGCCGTTTAGAAACAGGAAACTTAAACTCAATTACAGATCTAGAAGGAGTCACAGTTGGGCATGTAACTCTTAGCAATAAGGAAATGCAAACAGGTGTCACAGCTATCCTACCTCATCAAGGGAATATATTTAGAGATAAATTAATTGCCTCAAGTCACGTTATTAACGGTTTTGGAAAAACTATGGGCACTATTCAAATTGAGGAATTAGGAACATTAGAAACTCCAATAATATTAACAAATACGTTAAGTATTGGAACGGCAGCCGATGCTTTAATTGAACATATGCTGAATCATAACCCAGAAATTGGACGTACGACAGGATCAGTTAATCCTATTATATGTGAATGCAATGATATGCTGCTAAACGATATTCGAGGTAGATTTATTACGAAAGAGCATATTTTCAAAGCATTATCAAATGCATCATCCGAATTTAAGGAAGGTACAGTTGGAGCAGGTACTGGAATGTTATGTTATTCTTTAAAAGGTGGTATTGGAACTTCCTCTAGATTAATGTCAATGGAACATGGAAATTATACCATGGGAGTTTTGGTGTTATCTAACTTTGGAATTTTGAGTGACTTGAAAATAAATGGTAAAGCTGTTGGTGAAGATTTGAGAGATGTTATCATCAATTCTTACGAGGAAAAGGATAAAGGGTCTATAATAATAATTGTTGGTACTGATCTCCCAGTTACAGAAAGACAGCTAAACCGTATTATCAAACGAGCGGTAACAGGATTATCTCGTACTGGCTCCATTATTACAAATGGAAGTGGTGAAGTGGTAATTGGTTTTTCCACAGCTACAAAGATACCTCATGAAAAAACTTCTAATTGTCATTTAATTCCAATGATCCATGAAGAAGATATGGACCTGACATTTAGAGCTATTGGGGAGGCTACCGAAGAGGCAGTTCTAAATTCTTTAGTAACTGCTACGCATGTTGTTGGAAAAGATGGAAATGAAAGACCTGCTTTTAAAGATTTAATAACAAAATTCAATATTGAAATAACCAAGTAG
- a CDS encoding AAA family ATPase — MFVKVQIIGGSGTGKSTLAKYISEKENIKWIDTDHYFWKDSSFSENNPIEKRIEMYQKDISSYDCYIASGSIFMWFPEGFCNRNLLVFLSLDEEVRMKRLRKREIERKNLSQMWLDENGEYTNDFLEWCKTYWSEEDKGKAGTYAEQSYQMSISKSPVIKIDSSRPLDELYAEIMSTLSKEKR, encoded by the coding sequence ATGTTTGTGAAAGTCCAAATAATTGGTGGCTCAGGAACTGGCAAAAGCACATTAGCAAAATACATCAGTGAAAAGGAAAATATCAAGTGGATTGATACAGATCACTATTTTTGGAAAGATAGTTCTTTCTCGGAAAATAATCCAATTGAAAAACGGATCGAAATGTACCAAAAAGATATTAGTTCTTACGATTGTTATATAGCATCTGGTTCCATTTTTATGTGGTTTCCTGAAGGTTTTTGTAACCGTAACCTTTTAGTTTTTCTTTCACTTGATGAAGAAGTCCGTATGAAACGCTTAAGGAAAAGGGAAATCGAACGAAAAAACCTTAGTCAAATGTGGCTAGATGAAAATGGTGAGTATACAAATGACTTTTTAGAATGGTGTAAAACATATTGGTCAGAAGAAGATAAGGGTAAGGCAGGTACATATGCGGAACAATCCTATCAAATGTCAATATCAAAGAGTCCTGTCATAAAGATTGACAGCTCTCGACCTCTCGATGAACTCTACGCTGAAATAATGAGCACTTTAAGTAAAGAGAAAAGATAG
- a CDS encoding GNAT family N-acetyltransferase, translated as MWSKTGVLKDVNRKSDFYLIIGEVRYVNTYFIKLTEPNKSLVDVFNRWENDPTLIPLTRPNQNKSELECQRIINIETLFQRLKHVHIYLIYLDDQLIGEMNYMVDPSHLYKKEPGTAWVGITIGEPEGRGKGIGYVAIKYLEDQIRKEGLKRIELGVFEFNKQAKKLYQKLGYKEIGQINDFTYWQGKMWTDIRMEKCLGDNLN; from the coding sequence TTGTGGAGTAAGACAGGTGTTCTAAAAGATGTTAATAGAAAATCAGATTTCTACTTAATTATTGGAGAGGTGCGCTACGTGAATACTTATTTCATCAAATTAACTGAACCTAATAAAAGCCTAGTGGACGTGTTTAATCGGTGGGAAAACGATCCTACTTTGATCCCGTTGACTCGCCCTAACCAAAACAAGTCAGAATTGGAATGTCAGAGAATCATTAATATAGAAACCTTATTTCAACGGTTAAAACACGTTCATATCTACCTGATATATCTGGATGACCAGTTAATCGGCGAAATGAACTACATGGTCGATCCGAGCCATCTGTACAAAAAAGAGCCAGGAACTGCCTGGGTAGGGATTACGATTGGTGAGCCCGAAGGCCGTGGTAAAGGGATTGGTTATGTGGCGATAAAATATTTAGAAGATCAAATTAGGAAGGAAGGTCTTAAACGTATTGAATTAGGAGTATTTGAATTTAACAAACAGGCAAAGAAGCTGTATCAGAAACTGGGCTACAAGGAAATCGGCCAAATTAATGATTTCACCTATTGGCAAGGTAAAATGTGGACTGATATTCGCATGGAGAAGTGTTTAGGAGACAACCTTAACTGA
- a CDS encoding zinc-binding dehydrogenase — MKAIICQKYGPPEVLQLNEVEKPIPKNNEVLIKIHSTAVTASDCVIRGFKMPGNPSFPKKQIMELMMRLFIGFSKPRNPIIGLVFSGVVESVGKDIKGYKKGDQVYGFTGISRGTYAEYKCVSAKEAAQGELVIKPNNISHKEAAAVVYGGALAMHFMKDMDIQSGQKVLIYGASGAIGTTAVQLAKHFGAEVTAICSSSNIELVKSLGADKVIDYTKEDSINQLELYDSILDAVGKNKSSKLKIQCKKALSQNGKYVSVDDRLLKIHPHYLVKLNELIEAGHVNAVIDRNYPLEEIVEAHKYVDKGHKKGNVVITV; from the coding sequence GTGAAAGCGATTATATGCCAAAAATACGGACCACCTGAAGTCCTTCAACTTAACGAAGTGGAAAAACCCATTCCCAAAAACAATGAAGTACTCATAAAAATACACTCAACAGCAGTAACTGCAAGTGATTGTGTAATCCGGGGTTTTAAAATGCCTGGCAATCCTAGTTTTCCTAAAAAGCAAATAATGGAACTAATGATGAGGCTATTTATAGGTTTCTCAAAACCGAGAAATCCTATTATCGGACTGGTATTTTCCGGAGTTGTTGAATCAGTAGGCAAAGATATTAAGGGATATAAAAAAGGTGACCAAGTATATGGATTTACAGGTATTAGCCGTGGAACGTATGCTGAGTACAAATGTGTATCCGCAAAAGAAGCTGCCCAAGGGGAGCTGGTAATAAAACCGAACAATATAAGCCATAAAGAAGCTGCAGCAGTAGTTTATGGCGGAGCCTTAGCAATGCATTTTATGAAAGACATGGATATTCAAAGTGGACAAAAAGTGCTTATTTATGGAGCTTCAGGTGCAATAGGAACTACTGCGGTACAACTCGCAAAACACTTTGGTGCTGAAGTCACTGCGATATGCAGCTCATCAAATATAGAATTGGTAAAATCTCTGGGGGCTGATAAAGTGATAGATTACACTAAAGAGGATTCTATAAACCAATTAGAACTTTATGATTCTATCCTTGATGCTGTTGGAAAAAACAAAAGCTCGAAACTAAAAATACAATGTAAAAAAGCACTTAGTCAGAATGGGAAATACGTGTCAGTAGACGATAGACTTTTAAAGATACACCCTCATTATCTTGTTAAACTAAACGAGTTAATTGAAGCAGGACATGTTAATGCGGTCATAGACAGGAATTATCCCTTAGAAGAGATAGTTGAAGCTCATAAATACGTAGACAAAGGACACAAAAAGGGAAATGTAGTAATAACTGTATAA
- a CDS encoding LuxR C-terminal-related transcriptional regulator — translation MNKTILSTKLNIPKARRELVVRNRLIQHLNEGMHRHLTLVSAHAGFGKTTLVSEWLASCNCAVAWLSLEEGDNNPNSFLTYIIAALQTFEKDLGKELLSLIGSPQPPKMEVILTSLLNEITSIPYHFILVLDDYHTIHTQPINHALTFLLENMPPQMHLVITTREDPKFPLARLRARNQLTEVRNSDLRFTSSEAASFLNQVMNLKLSNNDIVDLVTKTEGWITGLQLAGISMCGHGDPSSFIKTFTGKHSFIVDYLVEEVLKQQSVYVQEFLLRTSILDRLCGSLCDAVIQDTPLIGQQTLEFLEKSNLFIIPLDNERRWYRYHHLFAELLKQKLLQDLDYSAENKRVDIAQLHISASIWYEKNNFEIEAFQHAATAGDVERAERLLLGNGIPLHFRGAVVPVLKWLKSLSTETMNANPTLWVMYASVLSMSSQLNEVEPKLLAAERVLKGLEMNMTTRNLVGHIAAIRAFLATMQNKVDLIISESLIALEKLSPNNLAVRTATTCKLGVAYERQGDLTKAKQAYTEAISISNASENKIVEILSVIGLGNVQAKENLLEQAFKTYQQALKMKDDTPSSCSYNAYTGLARIYYEWNDLDAAIEHIEKSTQLAKQIENVDQIITSKLLYVQTLLAKGDMDGASMILNEIKQYVIQYNLEDRISEVSETEVHLLINQGKLLSAEKLAETYKLPLCQARVYFSQGDIAKALNELNAFYQEVKLNGIRDKMLKVMILKTVIFYINGETDKSLQLLTDSLLEAKSSRFVRTFLDEGEHMERLLIKAYANRVMPEYIEPLLKAFKLEKLDCEEQTNMTHSQLLFEPLSQRELEVLQLIGQGLSNKDICKRLFIALDTVKGHNRRIFDKLQVKRRTEAVAKAREMGLM, via the coding sequence ATGAATAAGACCATCTTATCTACCAAACTTAATATCCCAAAAGCTAGGCGAGAGTTAGTTGTCCGAAACCGTTTAATACAGCATTTAAACGAAGGGATGCATCGACATCTAACTCTCGTATCTGCTCATGCAGGTTTTGGGAAAACGACGTTAGTGAGCGAGTGGCTTGCGAGCTGTAATTGTGCTGTAGCATGGCTGTCGTTAGAAGAGGGGGATAATAATCCTAATTCTTTTCTCACTTATATCATTGCAGCACTACAGACGTTTGAGAAAGATTTAGGTAAGGAACTCTTGAGTTTAATCGGATCTCCCCAGCCACCTAAAATGGAAGTCATCTTGACTTCTCTTCTTAATGAAATCACTTCAATTCCATATCACTTTATTCTCGTACTTGACGACTATCACACGATTCATACTCAACCTATAAATCATGCTCTAACATTCCTGTTAGAAAATATGCCTCCACAGATGCATTTGGTCATAACTACTCGTGAGGACCCTAAGTTTCCTTTGGCGCGTTTACGTGCGCGGAATCAGTTGACAGAGGTTCGGAATTCAGACTTACGCTTTACCAGTTCTGAAGCTGCTAGTTTCCTTAATCAAGTCATGAATTTGAAGCTATCAAATAATGATATCGTTGACTTGGTAACTAAAACGGAGGGGTGGATTACCGGGCTTCAACTAGCTGGGATTTCAATGTGCGGACATGGTGACCCCTCAAGTTTTATAAAAACATTTACAGGTAAACACTCTTTCATTGTGGACTACTTAGTTGAAGAAGTTCTTAAGCAACAGTCAGTATATGTTCAGGAATTTTTATTGCGAACATCGATCTTAGATCGTTTATGCGGCTCCTTGTGTGATGCTGTTATACAAGATACACCTTTAATAGGGCAGCAAACCCTTGAGTTTCTAGAAAAATCGAACCTGTTTATTATTCCTTTGGATAATGAGCGTCGCTGGTATCGGTACCACCATCTTTTTGCAGAATTGTTAAAACAAAAATTGTTGCAAGATCTTGATTATTCCGCAGAGAACAAAAGAGTAGATATTGCACAATTACATATAAGCGCAAGTATATGGTATGAAAAAAACAACTTTGAGATTGAAGCATTTCAACATGCTGCTACAGCTGGTGATGTAGAACGAGCTGAACGTTTGTTATTGGGGAATGGGATTCCTCTTCACTTTCGTGGAGCAGTAGTCCCTGTATTGAAATGGCTTAAATCATTATCAACAGAGACAATGAATGCTAATCCTACATTATGGGTTATGTATGCTTCAGTACTCTCGATGTCTAGTCAGCTTAACGAGGTTGAACCTAAATTACTCGCTGCTGAAAGAGTCTTGAAAGGACTTGAGATGAATATGACAACTCGGAACCTTGTTGGGCATATTGCTGCCATACGAGCGTTTCTGGCTACGATGCAAAATAAAGTAGACTTGATTATCTCGGAGTCCCTTATTGCACTTGAGAAGTTAAGCCCCAACAACTTGGCGGTTCGAACTGCTACAACCTGTAAGTTAGGTGTAGCCTATGAACGACAGGGTGATCTTACAAAAGCGAAACAAGCTTATACAGAAGCTATTTCTATAAGTAATGCGTCTGAGAATAAAATCGTTGAGATATTATCTGTAATAGGTCTAGGGAACGTACAAGCAAAAGAAAATCTTCTCGAGCAAGCTTTCAAAACATACCAGCAAGCTCTAAAAATGAAAGATGATACACCATCATCATGTTCGTATAATGCATACACAGGCTTAGCTCGTATTTATTACGAATGGAACGATTTAGATGCTGCCATCGAACATATAGAGAAGAGTACACAACTAGCGAAGCAAATAGAAAATGTTGATCAAATCATTACAAGTAAACTTCTCTACGTCCAAACACTGCTTGCGAAAGGAGATATGGACGGCGCATCAATGATCTTAAATGAAATAAAACAGTATGTTATTCAATATAACTTAGAAGATCGAATTTCAGAAGTCAGCGAGACAGAGGTACACTTGCTAATAAATCAGGGGAAACTTCTTTCTGCAGAAAAATTAGCTGAGACGTACAAACTCCCACTTTGTCAGGCAAGAGTATATTTTTCTCAAGGAGACATAGCTAAAGCTCTGAATGAGTTAAACGCTTTCTATCAAGAGGTAAAGCTTAATGGAATAAGGGATAAAATGTTAAAGGTTATGATTTTAAAGACAGTTATTTTTTATATAAATGGTGAAACAGACAAATCGTTACAATTACTAACAGATAGTCTATTAGAGGCAAAGTCTAGTCGCTTTGTTCGTACTTTTCTCGATGAAGGGGAGCATATGGAGAGGTTATTGATTAAAGCATATGCTAATAGGGTTATGCCAGAATATATAGAGCCCTTGCTAAAAGCATTTAAGCTTGAGAAGCTTGATTGTGAAGAACAAACGAATATGACTCATTCTCAGCTCCTATTTGAACCTTTGAGCCAACGTGAGCTAGAGGTTTTACAGCTGATAGGACAGGGACTTTCAAACAAAGATATTTGTAAAAGACTTTTCATTGCCTTAGACACTGTTAAAGGACATAACCGAAGAATATTTGATAAACTTCAGGTTAAAAGGCGCACTGAGGCTGTAGCCAAAGCACGTGAGATGGGCTTAATGTAA
- a CDS encoding acetoacetate decarboxylase family protein, with amino-acid sequence MKKLMQYDETLLKNEKLFKDEFFQRFQLRHADKPIQVDENLSKNYLFPTFYGDVTCAIGIFMCGYQNAERLMPHPRMKPVRMPKGRTIVVFSCYEYKNVLGIPGYNEIAMSIPILVDPGFNPPILPMVSEKMFKNFGYYVFSMPVTSLENTIRGHKIWGLPKVTQEIDIFEKEGKCITVAKEEDGQSYFELSVPMNGNPTKFDVTSNLYSRFNNQFLQSETNFKSTFNVNKNIKLLFNKNVKPDQNYLKIGNTPSGKVLKDLEIEEQPFQTRFTKGMTAAFDLPNSDYKSPL; translated from the coding sequence ATGAAGAAACTTATGCAGTATGATGAAACACTACTCAAGAATGAAAAACTGTTTAAAGACGAGTTTTTCCAGCGTTTTCAACTTAGACACGCTGATAAACCCATTCAAGTAGATGAGAACCTATCTAAAAACTATTTATTCCCTACCTTTTACGGGGATGTAACGTGTGCCATAGGTATATTTATGTGTGGCTACCAGAATGCAGAGAGACTAATGCCACACCCACGAATGAAACCAGTAAGAATGCCGAAAGGTCGTACGATCGTAGTCTTCTCCTGTTATGAATACAAAAATGTTCTAGGTATACCAGGTTACAACGAAATAGCAATGAGCATTCCCATCTTAGTTGACCCAGGTTTCAACCCTCCCATTCTTCCTATGGTCTCTGAAAAAATGTTTAAAAATTTTGGTTACTATGTATTTTCTATGCCTGTTACATCACTTGAAAATACAATCCGGGGTCATAAGATTTGGGGACTTCCGAAAGTAACTCAAGAAATAGACATCTTTGAGAAAGAAGGAAAATGCATTACCGTGGCAAAAGAGGAAGATGGTCAATCGTACTTTGAACTATCTGTCCCTATGAATGGTAATCCTACTAAATTTGATGTTACTTCTAACTTATATTCACGTTTTAATAATCAGTTTTTGCAAAGTGAGACGAACTTCAAATCTACCTTCAATGTGAATAAGAACATAAAACTACTATTTAATAAAAATGTAAAACCAGATCAAAATTACTTGAAAATCGGAAACACGCCAAGCGGGAAAGTACTAAAGGACCTCGAAATTGAGGAACAACCTTTCCAAACACGTTTTACGAAGGGAATGACGGCAGCCTTTGATTTGCCAAACTCTGATTATAAATCACCTCTCTAA
- a CDS encoding ketopantoate reductase family protein, with protein MGSVGKNLVILGAGAIGGTLGAWLSPKYKNTYILDRGEVAEGLKSRGIIAYQQGGKEKAETIRVQSISDLSELERVDIVVLAVKNYSLDSIAQAIQDKLDENTIIVALQNGVENQRILPKYFKKIIYGVVSYNAWIDEPCVIGYQKKGPFILGTPDNSLEAEMKLVSDIFNLGVETVITDHLQDAAHSKMIVNLTNSFTTLVGHGCREINNFRLFKKILIHLLYEGVEIIKASGYKECRLGGMPSWLTMTMAVKLPHFLTDGIFRKNLSKMVMSSMGQDIIQRGQSDSELESLNGYFIHLADMANLKSPYNRAIYKLCQEEFKKTPFQPLDVEKVWEKVKQEMNK; from the coding sequence ATGGGAAGTGTGGGGAAAAATTTGGTTATCTTGGGAGCAGGGGCGATCGGTGGAACACTTGGTGCATGGCTTAGTCCTAAATACAAAAATACATATATTCTCGATCGTGGTGAAGTAGCAGAGGGACTAAAGAGTAGGGGAATCATTGCCTATCAACAAGGGGGGAAAGAAAAGGCAGAAACGATACGTGTTCAATCTATTAGTGACTTGTCAGAGTTAGAAAGAGTCGATATTGTGGTCTTAGCTGTGAAAAACTATAGCCTAGATTCAATAGCTCAGGCTATACAGGATAAGTTAGATGAAAATACCATCATTGTTGCTCTCCAAAACGGGGTGGAAAACCAACGGATACTCCCCAAATATTTTAAAAAAATCATCTATGGAGTAGTCAGCTATAATGCTTGGATTGATGAGCCTTGTGTAATAGGATATCAGAAGAAGGGTCCATTCATCCTAGGTACACCAGACAATTCTTTGGAAGCAGAGATGAAATTGGTTTCAGATATATTTAATTTGGGAGTAGAGACGGTCATCACAGATCATCTACAGGATGCAGCTCATTCAAAGATGATTGTCAATCTAACAAATTCCTTCACAACCTTAGTAGGTCATGGTTGTCGAGAAATTAACAATTTTCGTTTATTTAAAAAGATCTTAATCCATTTACTGTATGAAGGTGTGGAAATTATTAAAGCATCAGGGTATAAGGAATGTCGTCTAGGTGGTATGCCTTCTTGGTTAACCATGACTATGGCTGTAAAGCTACCCCATTTTCTTACAGATGGGATCTTTAGAAAGAACCTTTCCAAAATGGTGATGAGCAGTATGGGGCAAGACATTATACAACGCGGGCAAAGTGATTCCGAGTTGGAATCATTAAATGGATATTTTATACACTTAGCAGATATGGCAAATCTTAAATCTCCTTACAATCGAGCAATATACAAGTTATGCCAAGAGGAGTTTAAGAAAACCCCTTTTCAACCACTTGATGTAGAGAAAGTGTGGGAAAAAGTGAAACAGGAAATGAATAAATAA
- a CDS encoding proline dehydrogenase family protein → MLSTEELVAANALKTIARNEQVKQYVENSMDIYSILKKAAKRFITGETREEGIQKAKELNTKGYPVSLEYIGENTSTEEESWKAKNEMIQLIEDISSEGIDSIISLDLSHIGLAVNEDLAIEHLKEVAEIAKQRGCYLMISMEESTKTDKILSIYKNISTLYDNVGITLQVNLKRSFDDLKDLLQYPGKIRLVKGAYKELPEIMIPRSEELNHRYLQFIQICEEANHPISIATHDEDLLNDIKESSDYFAKANVEIEMLYGIRQDLIKKYKEEGYNSRVYMLYGTEWFLYVCHRVAENPSNIYQFISDMVNPIAAEEEKY, encoded by the coding sequence ATGTTATCTACTGAAGAGTTGGTTGCTGCTAATGCATTAAAAACTATTGCAAGGAATGAACAGGTTAAACAATATGTTGAAAATTCAATGGATATATACTCTATACTTAAAAAAGCAGCTAAACGTTTTATTACAGGTGAAACAAGAGAGGAGGGGATACAGAAGGCTAAAGAATTAAATACTAAAGGTTATCCAGTATCATTGGAATATATCGGAGAAAATACATCTACTGAGGAGGAAAGTTGGAAAGCTAAGAATGAAATGATTCAATTGATTGAGGATATTAGTAGTGAAGGAATTGATTCTATTATTTCCTTGGATTTATCTCATATAGGTTTAGCTGTGAATGAAGATCTAGCAATAGAACACTTGAAGGAAGTAGCGGAAATCGCAAAACAACGAGGTTGTTATTTAATGATCAGCATGGAAGAATCAACAAAAACAGATAAAATTCTAAGTATTTATAAAAATATCTCCACTTTATACGATAACGTAGGCATTACGCTTCAAGTAAATTTAAAAAGATCTTTTGATGATCTAAAAGATCTGCTTCAGTATCCTGGTAAAATACGCTTAGTGAAAGGAGCCTATAAAGAGTTACCAGAAATTATGATTCCTCGATCAGAAGAATTAAATCATAGATATTTGCAGTTTATACAAATATGTGAGGAAGCAAACCATCCTATATCTATCGCTACTCATGATGAAGATCTATTAAATGACATAAAAGAGAGTAGTGATTATTTTGCAAAAGCGAATGTAGAGATAGAGATGTTATATGGTATTAGGCAAGATCTAATTAAAAAGTATAAAGAAGAGGGTTATAACTCAAGAGTATACATGTTATATGGTACGGAATGGTTTTTATATGTATGTCATAGAGTTGCTGAAAATCCTTCTAACATATATCAATTTATCTCTGATATGGTGAATCCAATAGCTGCAGAAGAAGAAAAGTATTAA
- a CDS encoding aminotransferase class I/II-fold pyridoxal phosphate-dependent enzyme, with amino-acid sequence MMWIPIDRTINKSLIRQVYEQIRTQILLGKLISGERLPSTRELSSNLNVSRNVVLEAYDQLYAEGFIEFKQSRGTYVAEGTYLEQETKYNSSIIAEKIEPSMDASDEDVIDFRSGIPALDLFPKKKWGQLSREVSLEAPDSIFGYGKPEGLSEIRNVLCEYLFKTRGVHCSPDQVVITTGATQSFSLVTQLLLSHGSDVCIEDPITYELHTIFTATGANLCPIPVDEHGMQTELIPTDINPGFIYVTPSHQFPLGGILPIHRRIQLIQYARQHNCFIVEDDYDSEYRFEGSPISSIQGLDPERVIYIGTFSKILSPALRIGYIILPNSLVERGKNLKWLTDLHTPTLEQLTIARFIDEGYLERHIRKMRKIYKKRRDCLKECLVKQFGNQVNILGDSTGLHLIAEFENISFTEEIVQNILKEHQVKIYPVEHHAIQKGKHLNKIILGYGNLEEEKLEKGISRLRAGVK; translated from the coding sequence ATCATGTGGATACCAATAGATCGAACGATAAATAAATCCTTAATTAGACAAGTTTATGAGCAAATTAGAACTCAAATCCTACTAGGTAAATTAATTAGTGGTGAGAGATTACCATCTACAAGAGAACTTTCCTCTAACTTAAATGTGTCAAGAAATGTAGTTTTAGAAGCATATGATCAACTTTATGCGGAAGGTTTTATCGAGTTCAAACAAAGTAGAGGAACTTATGTAGCTGAGGGTACTTACTTAGAACAGGAAACTAAGTATAATTCTTCAATAATTGCTGAAAAAATCGAACCAAGTATGGATGCTTCAGATGAAGATGTCATTGATTTCAGATCTGGTATTCCAGCATTAGATCTATTTCCAAAGAAAAAATGGGGTCAGCTCTCTCGTGAAGTATCCTTGGAAGCACCTGATTCTATTTTTGGTTATGGAAAACCAGAAGGTCTTTCTGAAATAAGAAATGTCTTATGTGAATACTTATTTAAAACAAGAGGAGTACATTGCTCACCTGATCAGGTAGTGATCACAACTGGAGCAACTCAATCCTTCTCTCTGGTCACTCAATTATTACTTTCTCATGGAAGTGATGTTTGTATTGAAGATCCAATTACATATGAACTCCATACTATATTTACAGCAACAGGAGCTAATCTATGCCCTATTCCAGTTGATGAACATGGCATGCAAACGGAGCTAATTCCTACAGATATTAATCCAGGTTTCATCTATGTTACTCCTTCTCATCAATTTCCGCTAGGTGGTATTCTACCTATCCATCGACGTATTCAACTCATTCAATATGCTAGACAGCACAATTGTTTCATTGTAGAGGATGATTATGATAGTGAATATCGATTTGAAGGCTCGCCTATTAGCTCTATTCAAGGACTAGATCCAGAAAGAGTGATATACATCGGAACATTTAGCAAAATACTCTCTCCTGCCCTTAGAATAGGGTATATCATTCTGCCTAACTCACTTGTAGAACGTGGTAAAAATCTAAAGTGGTTAACGGATCTTCACACCCCTACATTAGAACAACTGACAATCGCGCGTTTTATTGATGAAGGATACTTAGAACGCCATATTAGAAAGATGAGAAAAATCTATAAAAAACGCAGGGATTGTTTGAAAGAATGTTTAGTTAAACAATTCGGAAACCAAGTAAATATATTAGGTGATTCTACAGGTTTACACCTCATTGCTGAATTTGAAAACATTTCTTTTACTGAGGAAATAGTTCAGAACATTTTGAAAGAACATCAAGTTAAAATCTATCCTGTTGAGCATCATGCAATCCAAAAAGGAAAACATCTAAATAAGATTATATTAGGTTATGGGAATTTAGAAGAAGAAAAATTAGAAAAGGGAATTAGTAGGTTAAGAGCTGGAGTTAAATAA